Proteins found in one Subtercola endophyticus genomic segment:
- the hisB gene encoding imidazoleglycerol-phosphate dehydratase HisB, producing the protein MSREPRTASLTRETSESSIELSLDLDGTGVSHIDTSVPFYNHLLTAFAKHSLTDLTVKATGDTDIDVHHTVEDIGIVLGQAIRQALGDKSGISRFGDALVPLDEALVQAVVDISGRPFLVHSGEPEGFEYHLIGGHFTGSMVRHVLEAITFNAGLTVHITVLGGRDPHHIAEAEFKAFARAFRFAKQFDASVSGIPSTKGAL; encoded by the coding sequence ATGTCACGCGAACCCCGTACCGCCAGCCTCACGCGCGAAACGAGCGAATCGAGCATCGAGCTCTCGCTCGACCTCGACGGCACCGGCGTCTCGCACATCGATACCTCGGTTCCGTTCTACAACCACCTGTTGACTGCCTTTGCGAAGCACTCGCTGACCGACCTCACCGTGAAGGCCACCGGCGACACCGACATCGACGTGCACCACACGGTCGAAGACATCGGAATCGTGCTCGGCCAGGCCATTCGGCAGGCTCTCGGCGATAAGAGCGGCATCTCTCGCTTCGGTGACGCGCTCGTTCCGCTCGACGAGGCCCTCGTGCAGGCCGTCGTCGACATCTCCGGGCGCCCGTTTCTCGTGCACAGCGGCGAGCCCGAAGGGTTCGAATATCACCTGATCGGCGGGCACTTCACGGGCTCGATGGTGCGGCACGTTCTCGAAGCCATCACGTTCAACGCCGGCCTCACCGTGCACATCACGGTTCTCGGCGGCCGTGATCCGCACCACATCGCGGAGGCCGAGTTCAAGGCATTCGCCCGCGCTTTTCGCTTCGCCAAGCAGTTCGATGCGAGCGTGTCGGGCATCCCGTCGACGAAGGGCGCACTGTGA
- a CDS encoding TrmH family RNA methyltransferase — protein MLDNPRSPRVRAVAKLAKKSARSETGLFLLEGPQAVAEALTFSPQLVVELYATPTALERYTDIGQTAVDAGVDVEFVSEQVLEVMSDTVTPQGFIAVCHQFPTAVKDIFANGPKLIAILEEVRDPGNAGTIIRAADAAGADAVILTGRSVDLYNPKVVRSTTGSLFHLPVAMDASFADVRIRAAEAGLQILAADIKGDDLLEVRSTGLLAQPTAWLFGNEARGLPDEILALADRAISVPIYGKAESMNLATAASVCLYESAFAQRSPDASA, from the coding sequence ATGCTTGATAATCCGCGATCGCCGCGTGTTCGGGCCGTCGCCAAACTCGCCAAGAAGAGCGCTCGGTCTGAGACCGGGCTTTTTCTGCTCGAGGGTCCGCAGGCCGTTGCCGAAGCGCTCACCTTCAGCCCACAGCTCGTCGTTGAGCTCTACGCCACCCCCACCGCCCTCGAGCGGTACACCGACATCGGCCAGACAGCCGTCGACGCCGGTGTCGACGTGGAGTTCGTTTCCGAGCAGGTGCTCGAGGTCATGTCTGACACGGTCACCCCGCAGGGCTTCATCGCGGTCTGCCACCAGTTTCCGACCGCCGTCAAAGACATTTTCGCGAACGGGCCGAAGCTCATCGCGATTCTCGAAGAGGTGCGCGACCCGGGTAACGCGGGAACGATCATCCGTGCCGCCGACGCAGCCGGAGCCGACGCCGTGATTCTCACAGGGCGTTCGGTCGACTTGTACAACCCGAAGGTCGTGCGGTCGACGACCGGATCGCTGTTCCACCTGCCGGTGGCCATGGATGCGAGCTTCGCCGACGTTCGAATTCGTGCGGCCGAAGCCGGCCTGCAGATTCTGGCCGCCGACATCAAGGGTGACGATCTGCTCGAGGTGAGGTCGACCGGTCTGCTGGCGCAGCCGACGGCGTGGCTGTTCGGCAACGAAGCTCGCGGGCTCCCCGACGAGATTCTCGCCCTGGCCGATCGTGCGATCTCGGTGCCGATCTACGGCAAGGCCGAGTCGATGAACCTCGCCACGGCCGCTTCAGTCTGCCTGTATGAGAGTGCGTTCGCGCAGCGAAGCCCGGATGCCTCGGCCTGA
- the priA gene encoding bifunctional 1-(5-phosphoribosyl)-5-((5-phosphoribosylamino)methylideneamino)imidazole-4-carboxamide isomerase/phosphoribosylanthranilate isomerase PriA — MTETPALVLLPAVDIAGGQAVRLTQGEAGTETNHGDPADAAADWVAQGAEWIHLVDLDAAFGRGSNVDVIRRVIAQAEGVKIELSGGIRDDASLEHALNSGATRVNLGTAALENPEWAAAAIARFGDAIAVGLDVRGTTLAARGWTKEGGDLWEVLARLEDAGCARYVVTDVTKDGTLKGPNVDLLKQVMQKTDKPVIASGGISSLADLTELRSLVGLGLEGAIVGRALYAGAFTLVEALGVASN, encoded by the coding sequence ATGACCGAAACACCCGCCCTCGTTCTGCTGCCCGCCGTCGATATCGCAGGCGGCCAGGCCGTGCGCCTCACGCAGGGTGAGGCGGGCACCGAGACGAACCACGGCGACCCCGCCGACGCGGCCGCCGACTGGGTGGCCCAGGGCGCCGAATGGATCCACCTCGTCGACCTCGATGCGGCGTTCGGGCGCGGCAGCAACGTCGATGTGATCCGCCGCGTCATCGCACAGGCCGAGGGCGTGAAGATCGAGCTCTCCGGCGGAATCCGCGACGACGCCTCGCTCGAACACGCCCTGAACAGCGGGGCAACGCGTGTCAATCTCGGCACGGCGGCGCTCGAGAACCCCGAATGGGCGGCCGCCGCCATCGCCCGCTTCGGCGACGCTATCGCGGTCGGTCTGGATGTTCGCGGAACCACCCTCGCGGCCCGCGGTTGGACCAAGGAGGGCGGTGACCTCTGGGAGGTGCTCGCCCGCCTCGAAGACGCCGGTTGCGCGCGTTATGTGGTCACCGACGTCACGAAAGACGGCACTCTCAAGGGCCCGAACGTCGACCTGCTCAAGCAGGTCATGCAGAAGACCGACAAGCCGGTCATCGCCTCGGGAGGCATTTCGAGTCTCGCCGACCTCACCGAGCTGCGCTCCCTGGTGGGCCTGGGCCTCGAGGGCGCGATTGTCGGCCGTGCGCTCTACGCCGGTGCGTTCACGCTCGTCGAGGCGCTCGGCGTCGCGTCGAACTGA
- the hisH gene encoding imidazole glycerol phosphate synthase subunit HisH, giving the protein MTAPRVVVLDYGSGNVHSAVKALEKVGAEVELTADRQAVAEADGLLVPGVGAFSAVMAALDSVRGGELIDKRLAGGRPVLGICVGMQVLFSRGIERGTDTDGLGEWPGTVEELQADVLPHMGWNTVSAPPESKLFESIGDERFYFVHSYAAQSWELEVQPPLPAAAVTWAEHGGPFIAAVENGPLAATQFHPEKSGEAGMHLLENWLRTL; this is encoded by the coding sequence GTGACCGCTCCTCGCGTCGTGGTGCTCGACTACGGCAGCGGAAACGTGCACTCGGCGGTCAAGGCACTCGAGAAGGTCGGCGCTGAGGTGGAACTCACGGCTGACCGACAGGCCGTCGCCGAGGCCGACGGCCTGCTCGTCCCTGGCGTCGGTGCGTTCAGCGCCGTCATGGCCGCGCTCGACTCTGTGCGCGGTGGTGAACTGATCGACAAGCGCCTGGCGGGCGGTCGACCGGTGCTCGGCATCTGTGTGGGCATGCAGGTTCTGTTCTCGCGCGGCATCGAACGCGGCACCGACACCGACGGCCTCGGCGAGTGGCCCGGTACCGTCGAAGAGCTGCAAGCGGATGTCCTGCCGCACATGGGCTGGAACACCGTGTCGGCGCCGCCGGAGTCGAAACTCTTCGAATCCATCGGCGATGAGCGCTTCTATTTCGTTCACTCCTATGCCGCTCAGAGCTGGGAACTCGAGGTGCAGCCTCCGCTGCCCGCAGCCGCGGTGACGTGGGCCGAGCACGGCGGTCCGTTCATCGCGGCCGTCGAAAACGGACCGCTGGCCGCAACGCAGTTCCACCCCGAGAAGTCGGGGGAGGCAGGCATGCACCTGCTCGAAAACTGGCTTCGCACGCTCTGA
- the pheT gene encoding phenylalanine--tRNA ligase subunit beta produces MRIPISWLAEFVALPAGTTVADIHAALVKVGLEEEGSHDFDIAGPVVVGEVLEFGEEPQTNGKTIRWCSVRVAPAGQSAADGGADVRGIVCGAHNFFVGDKVVVTLPGAVLPGGFAIAARKTYGHVSDGMIASARELGLGDDHDGILRLTTLGLDPEVGTDALSLLSLDDAAVEVNVTPDRGYAFSIRGIAREYAHATGAVFRDPAAAVSVDAESDGFSVEIDDRAPVRGRVGATVFVTRVVRGVDPTLPSPAWLVSRLKLAGIRSISLIVDISNYVMLELGQPIHTYDLDRLSGGLVVRRAEPGETLATLDGQTRKLDPEDLLITDDSGAIGLAGVMGGAATEISDETTNVLVEAANFDPVSIARTARRHKLPSEAAKRFERGVDPEVAAAAAARVVQLLEELAGGRADSLGSTYHAHDELPPIFLPDAYISGLIGVDYTEAEITSSLIEIGATLEYARDGLLVSPPSWRPDLTHKSTLAEEVARIVGYSRIPSEVPVAPPGRGYTREQKLRRLAAETLAASGSTEVLVYPFVSSASNDLFGAPGHETVAAVKLANPIDGEVPFLRTSLLPGLIDVARRNLSRGLTDLAVFEIGAVFRPESGVTYGVAEVPLGAALPSAETLAELNASIPPQPWHVGLLFVGNSIEKQPGQPAVHVGISDALDTVRVLATALDVPIEIRQGTHKALHPGRTAEIVVPAAAAGVVHVGYVGELLPVLADEFDLPRVVAVAELDLGLLIELAARSVQATPLAGYPAATQDVSLVVADSVPAAEVLRAVESGAGDLLESIRLVDDYRGTGIDAGFKSLTFALRFRASDRTLTAAEASEARVAGAAEASRRFGATVRE; encoded by the coding sequence ATGAGAATTCCCATCAGCTGGCTCGCCGAGTTCGTGGCACTGCCCGCAGGCACCACGGTCGCAGACATCCACGCGGCCTTGGTCAAGGTCGGGCTCGAAGAAGAGGGCTCGCACGACTTCGATATCGCCGGTCCCGTCGTCGTGGGCGAAGTTCTCGAGTTCGGCGAAGAGCCGCAGACCAACGGCAAGACCATCCGCTGGTGCAGTGTGCGCGTCGCTCCGGCCGGGCAGAGTGCCGCCGACGGCGGGGCGGATGTTCGGGGCATCGTCTGTGGTGCGCACAACTTCTTCGTGGGTGACAAGGTGGTCGTGACGCTCCCGGGTGCAGTGCTGCCGGGTGGCTTCGCCATCGCCGCCCGCAAGACCTACGGCCATGTCTCCGACGGCATGATCGCTTCGGCGCGGGAACTGGGTCTCGGCGACGATCACGACGGCATTCTGCGGTTGACGACGCTCGGGCTCGACCCCGAGGTCGGAACCGACGCGCTCAGCCTGCTGAGTCTCGACGACGCAGCGGTCGAGGTGAACGTCACTCCCGATCGTGGGTATGCGTTCTCCATCCGCGGTATTGCCCGTGAGTACGCGCACGCGACGGGCGCGGTGTTCCGTGACCCGGCCGCGGCCGTCTCCGTCGACGCCGAGTCCGACGGTTTCTCGGTCGAGATCGACGACCGTGCACCCGTTCGTGGGCGCGTGGGCGCTACGGTCTTCGTTACGCGTGTCGTACGGGGCGTCGACCCGACCCTGCCGAGCCCGGCGTGGCTGGTCTCGCGACTCAAGCTCGCGGGCATCCGCTCGATCTCGCTGATCGTCGACATCTCGAACTATGTGATGCTCGAGCTGGGCCAGCCTATTCACACCTACGACCTCGACCGGCTCTCGGGCGGGCTCGTGGTGCGCCGGGCCGAGCCCGGCGAGACTCTCGCGACGCTCGATGGCCAGACCCGCAAACTCGACCCAGAAGACCTGCTCATCACCGATGACTCTGGTGCCATCGGTCTCGCCGGAGTCATGGGTGGGGCCGCAACAGAGATCAGTGACGAGACGACGAACGTGCTCGTCGAGGCGGCGAACTTCGACCCGGTGAGCATCGCGCGCACGGCACGGCGGCACAAGCTGCCGAGCGAGGCAGCGAAGCGGTTCGAGCGTGGAGTCGATCCCGAGGTCGCGGCGGCTGCCGCGGCACGCGTTGTGCAGTTGCTCGAAGAACTCGCTGGCGGCAGGGCAGATTCCCTCGGCTCTACCTACCACGCTCACGACGAGTTGCCACCTATCTTCTTGCCCGACGCCTACATCTCGGGGCTGATCGGGGTCGACTACACCGAGGCCGAGATCACGTCGTCGCTCATCGAGATCGGCGCGACTCTCGAGTACGCGCGAGACGGGCTGCTCGTCTCGCCGCCGTCATGGCGCCCCGACCTGACCCACAAGTCGACCCTGGCCGAAGAAGTCGCGCGCATCGTCGGTTACTCGCGCATTCCGAGCGAGGTACCCGTCGCTCCTCCGGGGCGCGGCTACACCCGTGAGCAGAAACTACGTCGTTTGGCCGCAGAGACCCTCGCGGCGAGCGGATCGACCGAAGTTCTGGTCTACCCCTTCGTATCGAGTGCGTCGAACGATCTCTTCGGTGCACCCGGCCACGAAACTGTGGCGGCGGTGAAGCTGGCCAATCCGATCGACGGCGAGGTGCCGTTCTTACGCACCTCCCTGCTCCCCGGCCTCATCGACGTGGCTCGCCGTAATCTCTCTCGCGGTCTCACTGACCTCGCGGTGTTCGAAATCGGGGCCGTGTTCCGCCCTGAGTCGGGCGTCACGTACGGAGTAGCCGAGGTGCCGCTCGGGGCCGCGTTGCCCTCGGCCGAGACTCTGGCCGAGCTCAATGCGAGCATCCCCCCGCAGCCGTGGCACGTCGGACTGCTTTTCGTCGGCAACTCCATCGAGAAGCAGCCGGGTCAGCCTGCTGTGCACGTGGGAATCTCCGATGCGCTCGACACCGTGCGTGTGCTGGCGACCGCACTCGACGTACCCATCGAAATTCGACAGGGCACACACAAGGCGCTGCACCCGGGCCGCACGGCCGAGATCGTGGTGCCTGCCGCAGCAGCGGGCGTCGTGCACGTCGGCTACGTGGGGGAGCTGCTTCCCGTGCTGGCCGACGAATTCGACTTGCCTCGCGTGGTCGCGGTGGCCGAACTCGACCTCGGCCTCCTCATCGAACTCGCCGCACGCAGCGTGCAGGCGACCCCGTTGGCCGGGTACCCGGCCGCCACCCAAGACGTGTCTCTCGTCGTGGCCGACTCGGTGCCGGCGGCAGAGGTGTTGCGCGCCGTCGAGAGCGGTGCGGGCGACCTGCTCGAGAGCATCCGGCTCGTCGACGACTATCGCGGCACCGGAATCGACGCAGGGTTCAAGTCGCTGACGTTCGCTCTGCGTTTTCGGGCATCCGACCGCACGCTCACCGCCGCCGAGGCGAGTGAAGCGCGTGTCGCCGGGGCCGCAGAAGCCTCCCGACGATTCGGTGCGACGGTTCGCGAGTAG
- a CDS encoding LysM peptidoglycan-binding domain-containing protein has product MTRRGRLVLVALVSLPLLAGLAAFALLGGGAAIATGGGQPVTYSYVTVQSGESLWGIAQSLDPSADPRDIIAEIVDLNQLHTSDVHAGQRLALPPEYAAK; this is encoded by the coding sequence ATGACCCGTCGCGGTCGCCTGGTGCTCGTCGCGCTCGTCTCCCTACCTCTCCTCGCCGGCCTCGCCGCGTTCGCCCTCCTCGGCGGCGGTGCAGCCATCGCCACCGGTGGCGGGCAGCCCGTCACCTACAGCTACGTGACGGTGCAGTCGGGCGAGAGTCTCTGGGGTATCGCGCAGTCGCTCGATCCGTCGGCCGACCCGCGCGACATCATCGCCGAGATCGTCGATCTCAATCAGCTGCACACATCCGACGTGCACGCCGGCCAGCGCCTCGCCCTCCCGCCCGAGTACGCGGCCAAGTAG
- the pheS gene encoding phenylalanine--tRNA ligase subunit alpha has product MSDSPSLAISDESVEAAVSAALEAVEAVVDSVSLKAARSEHTGESSVLARLNGQLRSLPNDQKAAAGKLIGQARARVNQAFAAKELDVVALENEAQLAAEAVDVTALPVRKRLGARHPLSLLQEKVGDIFVSMGWEVAEGPELENEWFNFDALNFDADHPARAMQDTFFVEPVQSHLLLRTHTSPVQVRSLLERELPVYVIAPGRTYRTDELDATHTPVFSQIEGIAVDKGLTMAHLRGTLELFARQMFGDEAKIRLRPNYFPFTEPSAEMDVWQPRAKGGARWVEWGGCGMVNPNVLLSAGIDPDEYSGFAFGMGIERTLQFRNNLNDMRDMVEGDVRFSQQFGMVV; this is encoded by the coding sequence GTGTCTGATTCCCCTTCTCTTGCGATTTCCGACGAGTCCGTCGAAGCCGCGGTCTCCGCTGCGCTCGAGGCCGTCGAGGCCGTCGTCGACTCTGTTTCGCTGAAAGCCGCGCGAAGCGAGCACACCGGCGAGTCGTCGGTACTCGCTCGGCTGAACGGCCAACTGCGTTCACTGCCCAACGACCAGAAGGCCGCCGCCGGCAAGCTCATCGGCCAGGCGCGGGCTCGGGTGAATCAGGCCTTCGCCGCTAAAGAGCTTGATGTGGTTGCACTCGAAAATGAGGCGCAACTCGCGGCCGAGGCGGTCGACGTGACGGCTCTTCCGGTGCGCAAGCGCCTGGGTGCGCGTCATCCGCTCTCTCTTCTGCAAGAGAAGGTGGGCGACATTTTCGTGAGCATGGGGTGGGAGGTCGCAGAGGGCCCCGAGCTCGAGAACGAGTGGTTCAACTTCGATGCCTTGAACTTCGACGCCGATCACCCGGCCCGAGCAATGCAAGACACGTTTTTCGTCGAGCCGGTGCAGTCTCACCTGCTGTTGCGCACGCACACGTCTCCCGTGCAAGTGCGTTCGCTGCTCGAGCGCGAGCTGCCGGTGTACGTCATCGCCCCGGGCCGCACCTACCGCACCGACGAGCTCGACGCTACGCACACTCCTGTTTTCAGCCAGATCGAGGGCATCGCGGTCGACAAGGGCCTCACCATGGCCCATCTGCGCGGCACGCTCGAACTGTTCGCCAGGCAGATGTTCGGCGACGAGGCGAAGATCCGTCTTCGCCCCAACTACTTTCCGTTCACCGAACCCAGCGCCGAGATGGATGTCTGGCAGCCGCGCGCAAAGGGCGGCGCGCGCTGGGTCGAGTGGGGCGGGTGCGGCATGGTGAACCCGAACGTGCTGCTCTCGGCCGGCATCGACCCCGACGAGTACTCCGGATTCGCCTTCGGCATGGGCATCGAGCGCACGCTGCAGTTCCGCAACAACCTCAACGACATGCGCGACATGGTCGAGGGCGACGTGCGCTTCAGCCAGCAGTTCGGAATGGTGGTCTAA
- a CDS encoding DUF1844 domain-containing protein, with the protein MSDEARDIADVQAVEVITTTAVHLMSAAAVKVGLADDPENQLDLDEARKLIIALAGLVTAGAPEIGDMHARSLRDGLRSLQLAFREASPFPDPIGQGPGEKLTGPVYA; encoded by the coding sequence ATGAGCGACGAAGCGCGCGATATTGCCGATGTGCAGGCGGTCGAGGTCATCACCACGACAGCCGTGCACCTGATGAGCGCAGCGGCGGTCAAGGTCGGTCTCGCGGACGACCCCGAGAACCAACTCGATCTCGACGAAGCGCGCAAACTCATCATCGCACTCGCGGGGCTGGTCACGGCCGGCGCCCCCGAGATCGGAGACATGCACGCGCGAAGCCTGCGTGACGGCCTCCGCTCGCTGCAACTGGCGTTCCGCGAAGCGTCGCCGTTCCCCGACCCCATCGGCCAGGGCCCCGGCGAGAAACTCACCGGCCCGGTGTACGCCTAG
- the infC gene encoding translation initiation factor IF-3, with product MSDPRTNDRIRVPEVRLVGPAGEQVGVVSIDVALRLAQEADLDLVEVAPNSKPPVAKIMDYGKFKYEAAQKAKEARRNQANTILKEVRFRLKIDVHDYETKRKRAEGFLKAGDKVKAMILFRGREQSRPDQGVRLLQRFAEDVSEFGSVESSPTIDGRNMVMVIGPLKNKAEAKAEANAHRAAAKPPREAPATPAAETAPAAPTASAPAETAAAAE from the coding sequence ATCAGCGATCCCCGTACCAACGACCGTATACGAGTACCCGAGGTTCGCCTCGTGGGTCCGGCCGGTGAGCAGGTTGGCGTCGTGAGCATCGACGTCGCACTCAGACTCGCACAAGAGGCAGACCTCGACCTGGTTGAGGTGGCGCCGAACTCGAAGCCGCCTGTCGCCAAGATCATGGACTACGGAAAGTTCAAGTACGAAGCCGCGCAGAAAGCAAAAGAAGCACGGCGCAACCAGGCGAACACCATCCTCAAAGAGGTGCGGTTCCGCCTGAAAATCGATGTGCACGACTACGAGACCAAGCGCAAGCGCGCCGAAGGTTTTCTCAAGGCGGGCGACAAGGTCAAAGCCATGATCTTGTTCCGCGGCCGTGAGCAGTCGCGCCCCGATCAGGGAGTCCGACTCCTGCAGAGATTCGCCGAAGACGTTTCGGAGTTCGGTTCTGTCGAATCGAGCCCGACCATCGACGGTCGCAACATGGTCATGGTCATCGGCCCTCTGAAGAACAAAGCAGAGGCCAAGGCCGAGGCCAACGCACACCGTGCGGCAGCGAAGCCCCCGCGGGAGGCACCCGCCACCCCCGCTGCCGAAACAGCTCCGGCTGCACCCACCGCATCAGCGCCAGCTGAAACCGCGGCGGCAGCCGAATAA
- a CDS encoding histidinol-phosphate transaminase has product MSSLADLPIRDDLRGLSPYGAPELKVAVQLNVNENTHPIPEDVARSIIEALALELLSVNRYPDREFLALRDSLARYLGGGLSRDNVWAANGSNEILQQILQAFGGPGRSVLGFPPTYSMHPIIAAGTGTEWIAGVRDAEYQISPQTAVEWIERTSPDLVFFCSPNNPTGTALSLETIAAAYDATPGIVVVDEAYAEFGHAGEPTALSLLPGRERLIVTRTMSKAFAFAGARLGYLAADPAISDALRLVRLPYHLSSLTQAAAVAALAHAPEMLAMVDDIKVQRDRIETTLRTLGYNPFPSASNFVLFGGVPDAHRLFEQLLERDIIIRDLGIPGHLRVSAGTAAETTAFLDAMRDLTE; this is encoded by the coding sequence GTGAGTTCTCTAGCCGATCTTCCCATCCGCGACGACCTCCGGGGGCTTTCGCCCTACGGCGCACCCGAGCTCAAGGTGGCCGTTCAGCTGAACGTCAACGAGAACACTCATCCCATTCCCGAAGACGTGGCCCGCTCGATCATCGAGGCCCTCGCACTGGAGTTGCTCTCGGTCAACCGCTACCCCGACCGTGAATTCCTTGCCCTGCGCGACAGCCTCGCCCGGTACCTCGGCGGCGGTTTGTCGCGAGACAATGTCTGGGCGGCGAACGGCTCGAACGAGATTCTGCAGCAGATTCTGCAGGCCTTCGGCGGGCCCGGGCGATCCGTTCTCGGCTTTCCCCCTACCTACTCGATGCACCCCATCATCGCGGCGGGCACCGGCACCGAGTGGATCGCGGGCGTTCGCGATGCCGAGTACCAGATCTCGCCCCAGACCGCCGTCGAATGGATCGAACGCACCAGCCCCGACCTCGTGTTCTTCTGCTCGCCGAACAACCCCACCGGCACCGCACTCTCGCTCGAGACCATCGCGGCTGCCTACGACGCCACTCCCGGAATCGTCGTCGTCGACGAGGCCTACGCCGAGTTCGGGCACGCCGGCGAGCCGACCGCTCTGTCGCTGTTGCCGGGACGCGAGCGCCTCATCGTCACGCGAACCATGAGCAAGGCCTTCGCCTTCGCCGGCGCCCGCCTCGGTTACCTCGCTGCAGACCCCGCGATCAGCGACGCCCTGCGGCTGGTGCGTCTGCCGTACCACCTCTCGTCGTTGACGCAGGCAGCGGCGGTCGCCGCGCTCGCGCACGCCCCCGAGATGCTCGCGATGGTCGACGACATCAAGGTGCAACGCGACCGCATCGAAACGACTCTGCGTACCCTCGGCTACAACCCGTTTCCGAGCGCCTCGAACTTTGTTCTCTTCGGCGGGGTGCCAGACGCCCACCGCCTGTTCGAACAACTGCTCGAGCGCGACATCATCATTCGTGACCTCGGCATTCCCGGGCACCTGCGTGTGAGCGCGGGCACCGCGGCCGAGACGACCGCGTTTCTCGACGCCATGCGAGACCTGACGGAGTAA
- the rpmI gene encoding 50S ribosomal protein L35 — MPKQKTHSGAKKRFKITGSGKVMKQQAGMRHNLEVKSGQRKRRLNTDQVLAPQDAKVAKKLLGL; from the coding sequence ATGCCCAAGCAGAAGACCCATTCCGGGGCGAAGAAGCGATTCAAGATCACCGGTAGCGGCAAGGTCATGAAGCAGCAGGCCGGCATGCGCCACAACCTGGAAGTGAAGTCGGGCCAACGCAAGCGCCGCCTGAACACCGACCAGGTGCTTGCCCCGCAAGACGCCAAGGTCGCCAAGAAACTCCTCGGCCTCTAG
- the rplT gene encoding 50S ribosomal protein L20 translates to MARVKRAVNAHKKRRVILERAEGYRGQRSRLYRKAKEQVTHSLVYSYRDRRARKGDFRRLWIQRINAAARLNGLTYNRLIQGLNLAGIEVDRRILADLAVTEPATFAALVASAKAALPADTSAPKATAAA, encoded by the coding sequence ATGGCAAGAGTAAAGAGGGCCGTCAACGCCCACAAGAAGCGTCGCGTAATTCTCGAGCGCGCCGAGGGCTACCGCGGCCAGCGTTCGCGCCTCTACCGCAAGGCAAAAGAGCAGGTCACCCACTCGCTCGTCTACTCGTACCGCGACCGCCGTGCGCGCAAGGGCGACTTCCGTCGCCTCTGGATTCAGCGCATCAACGCCGCTGCCCGCCTGAACGGTCTCACCTACAACCGCCTCATCCAGGGTCTGAACCTGGCCGGCATCGAGGTCGACCGCCGCATTCTCGCCGACCTCGCCGTCACCGAGCCCGCCACCTTCGCGGCCCTCGTTGCGAGCGCCAAGGCAGCACTGCCCGCCGACACGTCGGCTCCGAAGGCGACGGCCGCCGCGTAA
- a CDS encoding SseB family protein yields the protein MHDEHPEPNEGPADSSGQPFAGRHFEASTSAFEGDDGTASPHVLDTMRRFRAGEASQADVVDALRNTRLLVPLVAHAGETGLDDHGHLVDKTQELSIVTVTTPDGRSALPAFTSTEAMAAWNPKARPIPTEARRVALAAAGENTDIVIVDATSPTEFVVRRPAVWAMAQGVAWRAPADDAEVLAAFSDSVTAEPAVASVALQNGDPTSRMLGAELVVRLELVPGLDQGALTTLLARLHERWSQSPIVAQRVDSLAVTLATAPRWV from the coding sequence GTGCACGACGAGCATCCGGAGCCGAATGAAGGGCCCGCTGATTCTTCGGGCCAGCCGTTCGCCGGCCGCCACTTCGAGGCGAGCACGAGCGCGTTCGAGGGTGATGATGGCACCGCGTCGCCGCACGTGCTCGACACGATGCGGCGGTTCCGCGCCGGAGAAGCCTCGCAGGCCGACGTGGTTGACGCGCTGCGCAACACTCGTCTGCTGGTTCCGCTCGTCGCGCACGCCGGCGAGACCGGCCTCGACGACCACGGGCACCTCGTCGACAAGACGCAAGAACTGTCGATCGTGACCGTGACGACGCCGGATGGCCGCTCGGCGCTGCCGGCGTTCACCTCAACGGAGGCGATGGCTGCCTGGAACCCGAAGGCCCGGCCGATTCCCACCGAGGCTCGCCGCGTCGCCCTCGCGGCGGCAGGCGAGAACACCGACATCGTCATCGTCGACGCCACGTCGCCCACCGAATTCGTCGTGAGGCGACCGGCGGTGTGGGCCATGGCGCAGGGCGTCGCCTGGCGCGCCCCGGCCGACGATGCTGAGGTACTCGCGGCCTTCAGTGATTCGGTCACGGCCGAGCCTGCCGTCGCATCCGTCGCGCTTCAGAACGGCGACCCGACGAGCCGGATGCTCGGGGCCGAACTCGTCGTCAGGCTCGAACTCGTGCCCGGCCTCGACCAGGGTGCGTTGACCACCCTGTTGGCCCGCCTGCACGAGCGCTGGTCGCAGAGCCCCATCGTCGCCCAGCGAGTCGACTCGCTCGCCGTCACCCTCGCAACTGCGCCGCGCTGGGTCTAG